One window of Quercus robur chromosome 12, dhQueRobu3.1, whole genome shotgun sequence genomic DNA carries:
- the LOC126709380 gene encoding protein DOG1-like 4, with the protein MSNFTTFTHFYENWLEQLHKLVNQLSSAPRPPSSPDQHHHLVQLVHQVMCHYAEYYKLKAQATERDAVSVLTAPWASSLERSLHWIAGWRPTTAFHLVYTESSIRFESHIVDILRGLRTGDLGDLSPSQFRRVSELQCETVKEENAITEELSEWQDGASEVIGECGDEFEKKIGRLISVIKRADDLRLKTVQKVVELLTPQQAVEFLIGAAELQFGIRGWGINHDRQRTNF; encoded by the exons ATGAGCAACTTCACAACATTCACCCACTTCTACGAAAACTGGTTGGAGCAATTGCACAAGCTGGTGAACCAGTTGTCCTCAGCTCCAAGACCACCCTCTAGCCCAGACCAACACCACCACCTGGTCCAGCTGGTTCACCAGGTGATGTGTCACTATGCTGAGTACTACAAGTTGAAGGCACAGGCAACCGAGCGCGACGCAGTGTCGGTGTTGACGGCCCCATGGGCGAGCTCGCTTGAGCGATCGCTGCACTGGATAGCTGGGTGGAGACCCACCACGGCGTTTCACTTGGTGTACACTGAGTCATCCATTCGGTTTGAGTCCCACATCGTTGATATCCTCCGCGGCTTACGCACTGGTGATCTCGGTGACCTCTCCCCCTCTCAGTTCCGCCGTGTCAGCGAGTTACAGTGTGAAACC GTAAAGGAAGAGAATGCTATAACGGAGGAGCTATCAGAGTGGCAGGATGGTGCTAGTGAGGTCATTGGCGAGTGTGGTGATGAGTTCGAGAAGAAGATCGGACGGTTGATAAGTGTTATTAAAAGGGCTGATGATCTACGGCTGAAAACGGTCCAGAAGGTGGTTGAGTTGCTTACCCCACAGCAGGCTGTTGAGTTCTTGATTGGAGCCGCTGAGTTACAGTTTGGGATCCGTGGCTGGGGGATCAATCATGACCGGCAGCGTACCAATTTTTGA